One stretch of Rosistilla oblonga DNA includes these proteins:
- a CDS encoding thioredoxin domain-containing protein, whose amino-acid sequence MSHAPTSRSVVFRPFPAAMFCIGVLIAIVLPGRPAGADEPPGKQHPPNRLAAETSPYLLQHARNPVDWYPWGDEAFAKAKAENKPIFLSVGYSSCHWCHVMERESFADAEIAKYLNEHFVCIKVDREERPDVDAIYMQAVQLLTQRGGWPMSVFMTTDAKPFYGGSYFPARDGDREGAPGFLSLIQAIQTAWERDHDQILASGDQMTDALQKQMDLASVLPAAEPSLGLVTRVGQRLAEEYDAEHGGFGFVENQSNRPKFPEPSNLFYLLHRATDESLDEPVRDQALAMLTRTLDKMAAGGIQDHLGGGFHRYSVDRFWYVPHFEKMLYDNGQLASVYARAFALTGNPEYRWVVEDLLAWSSREMLSPEGGFYSAIDADSEGEEGAFYRWTKDDLKAFAGDPNYARFAATYHLDGEPNFEGEYFVPRTDEPLAAIAEPLNSDAAALRETLAPLRATMLAARAKRTAPITDTKILTSWNGLMIRGYADAGRLLQQPEYVEVAKRAATFVLKSLRQPDGTLFRTYSAGQAKLNGYVDDYAFFVDGLIAIHEATGEPQWLDAARTLTDIQIAQFWDEKRDGFYFTSQDHQSLIARAKDPVDSAIPSGNSVAAENLLYLDEHIESPTQYRDYAQRTISNVAGLLKRSPTSAPRAAVSMAKILAETKP is encoded by the coding sequence ATGTCGCACGCACCTACCTCCCGATCGGTTGTCTTTCGCCCCTTCCCTGCCGCGATGTTTTGCATCGGGGTGCTGATCGCAATCGTCCTGCCGGGACGACCGGCCGGGGCCGATGAGCCGCCGGGCAAGCAGCATCCGCCAAATCGTTTAGCTGCCGAAACCAGTCCCTATCTGTTGCAGCACGCTCGCAATCCGGTCGACTGGTATCCGTGGGGCGACGAAGCGTTTGCCAAAGCCAAGGCGGAGAACAAACCGATCTTTCTGTCGGTCGGATACAGCAGCTGTCACTGGTGCCACGTGATGGAACGCGAATCGTTCGCCGATGCGGAGATTGCGAAATACCTGAACGAGCACTTCGTTTGCATCAAGGTCGATCGCGAGGAACGCCCCGACGTCGATGCGATCTACATGCAAGCGGTCCAGTTGTTGACGCAGCGGGGCGGATGGCCGATGTCGGTCTTCATGACGACCGACGCAAAACCGTTTTACGGCGGCAGCTACTTCCCCGCCCGCGATGGCGATCGCGAAGGAGCCCCCGGCTTTCTCTCGTTGATTCAAGCGATCCAAACCGCCTGGGAACGCGACCACGATCAGATCCTTGCCAGCGGCGACCAGATGACCGATGCGCTGCAGAAGCAGATGGACCTGGCATCGGTCCTTCCCGCAGCAGAACCTTCTTTAGGTCTGGTCACACGCGTCGGGCAGCGACTGGCCGAAGAATATGATGCCGAACACGGCGGCTTTGGATTTGTCGAAAACCAATCGAATCGCCCGAAGTTCCCCGAGCCATCAAATCTCTTCTACCTGCTGCACCGGGCAACCGACGAATCGCTCGACGAACCGGTTCGCGATCAAGCGCTTGCGATGCTCACCCGTACGCTCGACAAGATGGCTGCTGGCGGGATCCAGGATCATCTGGGCGGCGGTTTCCATCGCTACAGCGTCGATCGATTCTGGTATGTCCCACACTTTGAGAAGATGCTCTACGACAACGGCCAACTGGCCAGCGTCTACGCTCGGGCGTTCGCATTGACTGGAAATCCCGAATACCGCTGGGTGGTCGAAGATCTACTGGCTTGGTCGTCGCGCGAGATGCTGTCGCCCGAAGGTGGCTTCTATTCGGCGATCGATGCCGACAGTGAAGGGGAGGAGGGAGCGTTCTATCGTTGGACGAAAGACGATCTCAAAGCGTTTGCTGGCGATCCAAACTACGCCCGTTTTGCCGCGACCTATCACCTGGATGGCGAGCCAAATTTTGAAGGCGAATATTTTGTCCCGCGGACCGACGAACCATTGGCTGCGATTGCGGAACCTTTGAATAGCGATGCCGCCGCGTTGCGAGAGACGCTCGCGCCGCTGCGAGCTACGATGCTGGCGGCTCGTGCGAAACGAACCGCTCCGATCACCGACACCAAGATCTTGACATCATGGAACGGTTTGATGATCCGTGGCTACGCCGATGCCGGTCGTCTGCTGCAGCAGCCCGAATACGTGGAGGTCGCTAAACGAGCGGCCACGTTTGTTTTGAAATCGTTGCGGCAACCCGACGGCACGCTCTTCCGAACCTATTCGGCGGGCCAGGCCAAGCTGAACGGCTACGTCGATGATTACGCATTTTTCGTCGACGGATTGATCGCGATCCACGAAGCGACCGGCGAACCGCAGTGGCTCGACGCCGCGCGAACTCTGACCGACATTCAGATTGCCCAGTTCTGGGACGAAAAACGCGACGGATTCTATTTCACCTCACAGGATCATCAATCGTTGATCGCGCGGGCGAAAGATCCCGTCGACAGTGCGATCCCGTCGGGGAACAGCGTTGCCGCCGAGAACCTGTTGTATCTCGATGAACACATCGAATCGCCGACACAATACCGCGACTATGCTCAGCGAACGATTTCAAATGTCGCTGGTCTACTGAAACGCTCTCCCACATCGGCGCCTCGCGCGGCGGTCTCGATGGCCAAGATCCTTGCTGAAACCAAACCATGA
- a CDS encoding glycerol-3-phosphate dehydrogenase/oxidase produces the protein MNDPILILGGGINGVAIARQLLINGQSVVLVDSADIASGATAYSSRLIHGGLRYLEYAEVSLVRESLDERSRLLKLAPQFVKPLELFIPSQSRLGGAVAATRNFFGIPAKRSTPKPRGAWLVGVGLTMYDLFARASTLPKHRRRKLTAPDVPPVDPKRYGWLSSYYDAQIRFPERFVVGMIADCEALAKQHGVTFELLTYHMTHRDDATLRLEPQLAYPPAAARTLRPRAVVNATGSYVDRALKRIDVDSKRLMGGTKGSHLITFHPQLREMLAGGGVYAEADDGRPVFLLPFGDCCLIGTTDIFFDENPAKAKASDEELDYLVAVVNSLFPQTNFSRQDIECFYCGVRPLPYRESGKSAASVTRNHILHDHPDQPWPMLSIIGGKLTTCRSLAEETAEWLAERVGFEAKDLGRDRPFPGHEDCRQATTAADDGEMLVGTQIPLAVVDAIIADEHVRRLGDLVERRLMLLYHPRLSRATLDQLAARMVAAGILEATSVGQEVAECEQRLLTMFGKQVAS, from the coding sequence ATGAATGATCCGATCCTGATCCTCGGCGGCGGCATCAACGGCGTCGCGATCGCGCGGCAACTGTTGATCAATGGCCAATCGGTCGTGCTGGTCGATTCGGCCGACATCGCCTCGGGGGCGACCGCCTATTCCAGTCGCCTGATCCACGGCGGGCTGCGATATTTGGAATACGCCGAAGTGAGCTTGGTCCGCGAATCGTTGGACGAACGCTCGCGGTTGCTGAAGCTGGCGCCGCAGTTTGTCAAACCGTTGGAGCTGTTTATTCCTAGCCAGTCGCGATTGGGCGGAGCGGTCGCGGCGACGCGGAACTTCTTTGGGATACCGGCCAAACGCTCCACTCCCAAACCGCGTGGCGCTTGGTTGGTCGGGGTCGGATTGACGATGTACGATCTGTTTGCGCGCGCCAGCACGTTGCCCAAACATCGCCGCCGCAAATTGACAGCTCCCGACGTGCCCCCTGTCGATCCGAAGCGTTACGGTTGGCTCAGCTCCTACTACGACGCTCAGATTCGTTTTCCCGAACGGTTTGTCGTCGGCATGATCGCCGATTGCGAAGCGTTGGCAAAACAACACGGCGTCACGTTTGAACTACTGACCTACCACATGACGCATCGCGATGACGCGACGCTGCGACTGGAGCCTCAACTCGCCTATCCTCCCGCCGCGGCGCGGACGCTTCGACCACGAGCTGTCGTGAACGCGACGGGATCCTATGTCGATCGCGCGTTGAAAAGGATCGACGTCGATTCGAAGCGATTGATGGGCGGGACTAAGGGAAGTCATCTGATCACGTTCCATCCACAACTGCGTGAGATGCTCGCTGGCGGCGGCGTTTATGCGGAAGCGGACGACGGCCGGCCCGTCTTTTTGCTCCCCTTCGGCGACTGCTGCTTGATCGGCACGACCGACATCTTCTTCGACGAAAACCCTGCCAAAGCGAAAGCTTCCGACGAGGAGCTCGACTACCTGGTCGCCGTCGTCAATTCGCTCTTTCCGCAAACGAATTTCAGTCGCCAAGACATCGAATGCTTTTACTGTGGCGTGCGACCGCTGCCGTATCGCGAGAGTGGCAAGTCGGCCGCTTCGGTGACGCGGAACCATATCCTTCACGATCATCCCGACCAACCGTGGCCGATGCTGTCGATCATCGGTGGGAAACTGACCACCTGCCGCAGCTTGGCCGAAGAGACGGCCGAGTGGTTGGCCGAGCGAGTCGGTTTTGAGGCGAAAGATCTTGGCCGCGATCGCCCCTTCCCCGGTCACGAGGATTGCCGTCAAGCGACGACAGCGGCTGATGATGGCGAAATGCTTGTCGGCACCCAAATCCCGCTGGCCGTGGTCGATGCGATCATCGCCGACGAACACGTTCGCCGATTGGGCGACTTGGTGGAGCGTCGGTTGATGTTGCTGTATCATCCACGGCTGTCGCGAGCCACGTTGGACCAACTGGCAGCGCGGATGGTGGCGGCTGGAATTCTGGAAGCCACAAGTGTGGGGCAGGAAGTTGCGGAGTGTGAGCAGCGGTTGTTAACGATGTTTGGAAAGCAGGTGGCGAGTTGA